Proteins from a genomic interval of Enterococcus faecium:
- a CDS encoding transporter substrate-binding domain-containing protein, with protein sequence MRRLKKIRLIFLLGIAFLALAGCKGNGLANEDILERSKSTNEIIWGVKYDTRLFGMMDIESRTVQGFDVDIAKAITKKILGDNGKTEFVEVTSKTRIPLLKNGNIDAIIATMTITDERKKQVDFSDVYFDAGQALLVKKGSQIKSVDDLNASTTVLAVKGSTSAANIRQHAPDAKILELENYAEAFTALQSGQGDAMTTDNAILLGIADENPEYELVGGTFTNEPYGIAINKGQENFLKAVNQALEEMHADGTYDKIYQKWFPNETEGKVE encoded by the coding sequence ATGCGCAGGTTAAAAAAAATACGCCTGATTTTCCTTTTAGGCATTGCTTTTCTTGCACTAGCCGGATGTAAAGGAAATGGGTTGGCAAATGAAGATATTTTAGAGCGAAGCAAATCTACCAATGAAATCATCTGGGGTGTCAAGTATGATACTCGATTATTTGGAATGATGGATATTGAGAGCAGAACTGTACAAGGATTTGATGTAGATATTGCAAAAGCAATCACTAAAAAGATCCTTGGTGACAATGGAAAAACAGAATTTGTTGAAGTCACTTCTAAAACTCGGATTCCATTATTGAAAAACGGAAATATCGATGCAATTATTGCAACGATGACGATCACAGATGAACGAAAAAAACAGGTCGACTTTTCAGATGTCTATTTCGATGCTGGCCAAGCTTTGTTGGTAAAGAAAGGAAGCCAAATCAAAAGTGTAGATGATTTGAATGCTTCTACAACGGTTCTAGCAGTCAAAGGTTCTACATCGGCTGCGAATATCCGACAGCATGCACCAGATGCAAAAATTTTAGAATTAGAAAACTATGCAGAAGCATTTACTGCTTTACAATCTGGTCAGGGAGACGCGATGACTACGGATAATGCGATTTTGTTAGGGATTGCAGATGAAAATCCAGAGTATGAGTTAGTTGGTGGAACATTTACTAATGAGCCTTACGGGATTGCGATCAACAAAGGGCAAGAAAACTTCTTGAAAGCTGTTAATCAAGCGCTAGAGGAAATGCATGCAGATGGCACATACGATAAAATC
- a CDS encoding amino acid ABC transporter ATP-binding protein, with product MAMIKFDHVDKYYGKFHALKNINLEFEKGEVVVVIGPSGSGKSTMLRCINGLETISSGKLLINDTDLHDKKTKLTEVRKNIGMVFQHFNLYPNKTVLENITLAPIKVLKQDQATAVKNAEKFLKTVNMLDKKDSYPSMLSGGQQQRVAIARGLAMNPEMLLFDEPTSALDPEMIGDVLDVMKKLAHDGMSMIVVTHEMGFAKEVADRVIFMADGEVLEDSRNVRDFFENPNEVRAQQFISKVINH from the coding sequence ATGGCAATGATTAAATTTGATCACGTGGATAAATATTATGGCAAGTTCCACGCATTAAAAAATATCAATCTCGAATTCGAGAAAGGAGAAGTTGTCGTTGTCATTGGTCCTTCTGGTTCAGGAAAGAGCACGATGCTTCGCTGTATCAATGGATTAGAGACGATTTCTTCAGGCAAGCTACTAATTAATGATACTGACTTGCATGATAAAAAGACAAAGTTGACAGAAGTCCGAAAGAATATCGGCATGGTTTTCCAGCATTTCAATTTGTATCCTAATAAAACCGTTCTGGAAAATATTACATTAGCACCAATCAAAGTGTTAAAGCAAGACCAGGCAACTGCAGTCAAAAACGCTGAGAAATTTCTGAAAACTGTCAATATGTTAGATAAGAAAGATTCTTATCCTTCCATGTTATCCGGGGGACAACAGCAACGGGTGGCAATCGCCAGAGGTTTAGCGATGAATCCTGAGATGCTGCTGTTTGATGAACCTACTTCTGCTTTGGATCCGGAAATGATTGGTGATGTATTAGACGTTATGAAAAAATTGGCTCATGACGGTATGTCAATGATTGTCGTGACACATGAAATGGGCTTTGCCAAAGAAGTGGCGGATCGTGTTATCTTCATGGCTGATGGAGAAGTATTGGAAGACAGCAGAAATGTGAGAGACTTTTTCGAAAATCCAAATGAAGTCCGAGCACAGCAATTTATCAGTAAAGTTATCAATCATTGA
- the trpS gene encoding tryptophan--tRNA ligase, which yields MKNIILTGDRPTGKLHLGHYVGSLKTRVAMQADEDNQLFVMIADMQALTDNAKNPEKVSSNVLQVALDYLAVGLDPAKSTLFIQSQIPELAELTMYYLNLVSVGRVRRNPTVKTEIEQKKFGESVPTGFFIYPVSQAADITAFKANLVPVGEDQKPMLEQTQEIVQSFNHTYGEVLVEPKGVFPPKGMGRLPGIDGNGKMSKSLGNGIYISDPADVLQKKVMSMYTDPNHIHVQDPGQVEGNMVFTYLDVFGTDKEAIEEMKAHYCRGGLGDVKIKRYLIDVLEAEFAPIRARREELEKDPSAVMEILRKGSEEAAKVAAQTLSEVKSAMGINYFH from the coding sequence TTGAAAAATATTATTTTAACGGGAGATCGACCAACTGGGAAGCTGCATTTAGGGCATTACGTCGGTTCTCTAAAAACCCGAGTGGCTATGCAGGCAGATGAAGACAACCAACTGTTTGTCATGATTGCTGACATGCAAGCACTGACAGATAATGCTAAAAATCCTGAGAAGGTTTCATCAAATGTCTTGCAAGTTGCTTTAGACTATTTAGCCGTGGGATTAGATCCTGCAAAATCTACTTTATTTATCCAATCACAAATTCCGGAATTAGCTGAATTAACCATGTATTATTTGAACTTAGTCAGCGTAGGACGCGTTCGGCGCAATCCGACTGTCAAAACAGAAATCGAACAAAAAAAATTCGGTGAAAGCGTGCCTACAGGATTCTTTATCTATCCTGTTTCTCAAGCAGCAGATATCACTGCATTCAAAGCGAATCTTGTACCTGTTGGCGAGGATCAAAAACCAATGCTAGAGCAGACACAGGAAATCGTACAAAGCTTCAATCATACATATGGTGAAGTCTTGGTAGAACCAAAAGGCGTATTCCCACCAAAAGGAATGGGTAGATTACCTGGAATAGATGGAAATGGCAAAATGAGTAAATCGTTAGGAAACGGTATTTATATCTCCGATCCTGCCGATGTCTTACAGAAAAAAGTCATGAGTATGTATACTGATCCAAACCACATCCATGTACAAGATCCTGGACAAGTAGAAGGGAATATGGTCTTCACCTACTTGGATGTATTCGGAACAGATAAAGAAGCAATTGAAGAAATGAAAGCTCATTACTGCCGCGGCGGACTTGGTGATGTAAAGATCAAACGATACCTCATTGATGTATTGGAAGCTGAATTTGCACCGATCCGTGCGCGCCGAGAAGAATTGGAAAAAGATCCTTCAGCTGTTATGGAAATCTTACGTAAAGGTAGTGAAGAAGCTGCTAAAGTAGCTGCACAAACACTTTCTGAAGTAAAATCAGCAATGGGAATCAATTACTTCCATTAA
- the pheT gene encoding phenylalanine--tRNA ligase subunit beta: MLVSYKWLNRYVDLSNVTPKELADKMSVTGIEVEGVTVPEEGLKKIVVGEVKECVPHPDSDHLSICQVDIGEDELSQIVCGAPNVKVGIKVIVALPNSRIAGNVKIKKGKMRGQVSNGMICSLQEIGYSDSVIPKEYAEGIYYMPQEAVNGDPVFPYLDMDDSIIELSITPNRADALSMRGVAYEVGAIYRQTPTFDDEKLVESSRPASDKIQVEVEDKEAVPAYQIRIIEGVRIQPSPQWLQNLLMNEGIRPINNVVDVTNYILLLFGQPLHAFDYDKLKSKEIFVRRAKENETLVTLDGESRELTTDNLVITNGKEPVALAGVMGGLDSEITNETTTVALESALFDPISIRRTAKQFNLRSESSARFEKGINHATVGEASEVAAAMIVSLAGGEVLQGAVKGSEIKAEDVSVKISLERINQYLGTSLVVKEVNEIFEALGFSYEEKEHVYSVVVPPRRWDIQIEADIIEEVARIYGYDQLPSTLPSGETVAGSLSKEQETTRKIRTIFEGSGLSEAISYALTTEEKSRQFVINESNITRLDWPMSEERSVLRMNLISGLLDDISYNTARKNTEIALYEIGRVFFQENDPCTHLPQEVKHAAIAVSGIWEEKDWQTKAQNVDFFTIKGLLENLFEQLGITEDVHYQTVTEMKEMHPGRTAAIYLGEKFIGFVGQVHPTIAKSYDIPETYVAEFDLSAVVEAAQKGIVFEAVTKFPAVSRDIALLVKETVTNQELTEVIRSAAGRFLTDIQLFDVYQGENIEKGHKSMAYSLTFVNPEATLTDEEINKGMEKVEKALVENLEASIR, encoded by the coding sequence ATGTTAGTTTCATATAAATGGCTCAATCGTTATGTAGATTTATCGAATGTAACACCAAAAGAATTAGCGGATAAGATGTCTGTGACAGGAATCGAAGTAGAGGGAGTAACGGTTCCAGAAGAAGGCTTGAAAAAAATCGTTGTCGGTGAAGTCAAGGAATGCGTACCACATCCAGATTCTGATCACCTTTCTATTTGTCAAGTCGATATTGGCGAAGACGAACTGTCTCAAATCGTTTGTGGAGCGCCTAATGTGAAGGTTGGAATCAAAGTGATTGTTGCACTTCCTAACTCACGTATCGCTGGTAATGTAAAAATCAAAAAAGGAAAAATGCGTGGCCAAGTATCAAATGGCATGATTTGCTCATTACAAGAAATTGGCTATTCAGATAGTGTTATACCGAAAGAATACGCTGAAGGTATCTATTATATGCCACAAGAAGCTGTAAATGGCGATCCAGTTTTTCCTTATTTGGATATGGATGATTCGATTATTGAATTATCTATCACACCGAATCGTGCGGATGCATTGTCAATGCGTGGCGTAGCTTATGAAGTTGGGGCAATTTATCGTCAGACTCCTACATTCGATGACGAAAAGCTGGTAGAATCCTCACGTCCTGCTAGCGATAAAATTCAAGTGGAAGTTGAAGATAAAGAAGCAGTTCCTGCTTATCAAATCAGAATCATTGAAGGAGTAAGAATCCAGCCAAGTCCTCAATGGCTGCAAAATCTTTTGATGAACGAAGGCATTCGTCCAATCAACAATGTAGTAGATGTGACGAACTATATTTTGCTTTTATTCGGACAACCACTACATGCATTTGACTACGACAAGTTGAAATCAAAAGAGATCTTTGTCCGCCGTGCAAAAGAAAATGAAACATTAGTAACACTAGATGGAGAATCTCGGGAATTGACAACTGACAATCTCGTCATTACTAACGGCAAAGAACCAGTTGCTTTAGCTGGTGTCATGGGAGGGTTAGACTCAGAGATCACGAATGAAACAACAACAGTTGCACTAGAATCTGCTTTATTTGATCCAATTTCGATTCGTCGTACAGCAAAACAATTTAATTTGCGTAGTGAATCCTCTGCACGTTTTGAAAAAGGAATCAACCATGCGACTGTTGGAGAAGCCAGTGAGGTTGCTGCAGCAATGATCGTTTCTCTTGCGGGTGGGGAAGTTCTACAAGGCGCGGTCAAAGGCTCAGAGATCAAAGCAGAAGACGTATCAGTGAAGATTTCACTTGAACGCATCAATCAATATTTAGGAACATCTCTTGTCGTTAAAGAAGTAAATGAGATTTTTGAAGCACTTGGATTTAGCTATGAAGAAAAGGAGCATGTTTATTCCGTAGTAGTACCACCAAGACGCTGGGATATCCAAATCGAAGCAGATATTATCGAAGAAGTTGCTCGTATTTATGGATACGACCAGTTGCCATCTACACTTCCAAGTGGAGAAACGGTTGCTGGAAGCTTGTCAAAAGAACAAGAAACTACTCGTAAAATTCGTACAATCTTTGAAGGAAGCGGATTGAGCGAAGCAATCAGTTATGCATTGACAACAGAAGAAAAATCAAGACAGTTTGTTATAAATGAAAGTAATATTACACGTTTGGACTGGCCAATGAGTGAAGAGCGTTCTGTATTGCGAATGAATTTGATCAGCGGACTATTAGATGATATCAGTTATAACACTGCTCGAAAAAATACAGAGATTGCTTTATATGAAATTGGGCGGGTATTCTTCCAAGAAAATGATCCGTGCACACATCTGCCGCAAGAAGTAAAACATGCAGCAATCGCTGTTTCTGGTATTTGGGAAGAAAAAGATTGGCAGACGAAAGCTCAAAATGTAGACTTTTTCACCATCAAGGGTCTTTTAGAAAACTTATTTGAACAACTAGGCATCACTGAAGATGTCCATTATCAAACAGTGACAGAAATGAAGGAAATGCATCCTGGAAGAACTGCTGCGATTTACCTTGGCGAAAAATTTATTGGTTTTGTCGGTCAAGTGCATCCAACGATTGCAAAAAGTTATGATATTCCAGAAACATATGTTGCTGAGTTTGATTTATCTGCTGTAGTGGAAGCTGCTCAAAAAGGGATCGTTTTCGAAGCAGTGACAAAATTCCCAGCAGTCAGCCGGGACATCGCTTTGCTTGTAAAAGAAACTGTGACAAATCAGGAATTAACAGAAGTTATCCGTTCTGCTGCCGGAAGATTTTTAACAGATATCCAATTATTTGATGTCTATCAAGGAGAAAACATTGAAAAAGGACATAAATCCATGGCGTATAGCCTGACATTCGTCAACCCAGAAGCAACATTGACAGATGAAGAAATCAATAAAGGAATGGAAAAAGTCGAAAAAGCGTTGGTAGAAAACCTAGAGGCAAGTATTCGCTAA
- the pheS gene encoding phenylalanine--tRNA ligase subunit alpha — protein sequence MSLQAQLESLKEATLVKITAAQDLNELNQIRVETLGKKGPITEVLRGMKDLSPEERPKVGSFANEIRDLLTEEIERKKQVLEEEALNAALAKETIDVTLPGRKVKHGTRHIVTQIMEEIEDIFVGMGYQIVEGYEVESDHYNFERMNLPKDHPARDMQDTFYISDEILIRTHTSPVQARTMEKHDFSKGALRMISPGKVFRRDTDDATHSHQFHQIEGLVVDKNITMGDLKGTLEVVMKKMFGEDREIRLRPSYFPFTEPSVEVDVSCFKCGGAGCNVCKYTGWIEILGAGMVHPNVLKMSGIDPEEYSGFAFGLGPDRVAMLRYGVNDIRNFYQNDLRFLSQFKGE from the coding sequence ATGTCTCTACAAGCACAATTAGAGAGCTTGAAAGAAGCAACGCTCGTCAAAATCACAGCGGCACAAGATTTAAATGAATTAAATCAAATACGTGTTGAAACGTTAGGAAAAAAAGGACCGATCACAGAAGTATTACGTGGGATGAAAGATCTAAGTCCAGAAGAGCGACCAAAAGTCGGAAGTTTCGCAAATGAGATCCGAGATCTTTTGACAGAAGAGATCGAGCGAAAAAAACAAGTATTAGAAGAAGAAGCGTTAAATGCAGCTTTGGCAAAAGAAACAATAGACGTGACACTACCTGGTAGAAAAGTAAAACATGGTACACGTCATATCGTGACACAAATCATGGAAGAAATTGAAGATATTTTTGTGGGTATGGGCTATCAGATCGTAGAAGGATATGAAGTAGAATCTGATCATTACAATTTCGAACGGATGAATCTGCCAAAAGATCATCCAGCAAGGGACATGCAAGATACTTTCTATATTTCAGACGAGATATTGATTCGGACACATACTTCACCAGTCCAAGCACGGACAATGGAAAAACATGATTTCTCTAAGGGTGCTCTACGAATGATCTCGCCAGGGAAAGTCTTCCGCAGAGATACAGATGATGCGACCCACAGTCATCAGTTCCATCAAATTGAAGGGCTAGTTGTTGATAAAAACATCACAATGGGCGACCTTAAAGGAACATTAGAAGTCGTAATGAAAAAAATGTTTGGGGAAGATCGTGAAATTCGTTTGCGTCCAAGTTATTTCCCATTTACGGAACCATCAGTAGAAGTAGATGTCAGCTGTTTCAAATGTGGTGGTGCCGGTTGTAACGTATGTAAATACACTGGATGGATCGAAATTTTAGGAGCTGGCATGGTACACCCGAATGTGTTGAAGATGTCAGGAATCGATCCAGAAGAATATTCAGGCTTTGCTTTCGGCCTTGGACCAGACCGCGTAGCTATGTTGCGGTATGGAGTGAATGATATCCGTAATTTCTATCAAAATGACTTACGTTTCTTAAGTCAGTTCAAGGGGGAGTAA
- a CDS encoding winged helix-turn-helix transcriptional regulator: protein MELTQTEFVLCPKFEKTFSILGKKWNGLIIDVLLENGPQRFVELAAKIPMVSDRVLVERLKELEKEGIVTRNFACSEKSRSEYLLTEKGADLQKAMRQIQVWSEKWVTEEECG, encoded by the coding sequence ATGGAGCTAACACAGACAGAATTCGTTTTATGCCCTAAATTTGAAAAAACATTCTCTATTTTAGGAAAAAAATGGAACGGATTGATTATCGATGTACTACTCGAAAACGGTCCGCAACGCTTTGTTGAGCTTGCGGCAAAAATCCCGATGGTCAGTGATCGAGTATTAGTCGAACGCTTGAAGGAATTAGAAAAAGAAGGAATAGTCACTCGAAACTTTGCCTGTAGCGAAAAGAGCCGTTCAGAATATCTCTTGACTGAAAAAGGAGCAGACTTGCAAAAAGCGATGCGTCAAATACAAGTTTGGAGCGAAAAATGGGTCACAGAGGAAGAATGCGGTTGA
- the addA gene encoding helicase-exonuclease AddAB subunit AddA yields the protein MNQIPLKPQNERFTDDQWQAIFDQGDNLLVSASAGSGKTTVLVRRVIEKLKMGFDIDELLIVTFTEAAAREMKERIQEALQEAVNSESDPVRRQHFTKQLVLLPTANISTLHAFCLTVIRRYYYLIDIDPVFRMLTDETETILMKEDVWDELREALYAENDERFFQLTMNFSNDRSDDGLTNLVFSLYEFARANPDPKKWLEQLSDNYRLPEGLAKSRLYQEQIRPLVLADIYQCVQLYEQMTQLAQGEGLEKMHEQVAGEQQQIKNIYEAFSQDRLEEAYAGLEQLTFSTFKSSRKAELKEISNEVKGMRDKAKKLIQQISKSYFPVSPSQMEELTDKALPLVEEMTKVTQSFMDGFSMRKREKGVLDFNDLEHLALQILTEKTKDAWLPSEASKHYRKKFKEVMVDEYQDVNQLQEAILYWLREPDDTKGNMFMVGDVKQSIYSFRLADPSLFIGKYENFSKKEGGRRIVLAENFRSRKEVLSFTNLIFEQLMDPAVGQINYDEAAKLIQGFSDFPENEQFEPEIMIYEKEQEESEIEIPTDDILEDKTEGELFMTGLKIRQLIDSSFMIYDKKSKKSRPIEYKDIVLLTPTKKNNLTILEIFKTLDIPLEMNDAQNYFQATEIRTMISLLQLIDNPYQDIPLAAVLRSPIVGLIEPELASIRLADRAHTYYDAVLAYQASNEDELAAKLEHFGKQLEHWRELARRSSITDLLWDIYYETGYLEYVVGLPAGAQRQANLYALVDRAKAYEQSSFRGLYQFVRFIEKMQEKDKDLAEPVISIEDNAVRVMTIHASKGLEFPVVFLLDMTKEFNLQDLRNRYAFEEKLGAGIRYMDPETRVLYDTLPFQAIKLVKQNKLLSEEMRKLYVGLTRAEQKLFIVGSYKNKEQMIQTWSEAADHEELVFDPALRLKGRSSLMNWIGYGLIRHPEMQKYLEEEISTSLLQHSNAQFSISWMNQQSIIEQRQLLAEKELVNLDQQMKEDETLLADSLQKRLAYEYPYQASSQTTSYQSVSEIKRLFEDPDDTQESRLTLESSQNKAASRQFRYTQEQLAEPKFLQKDRQVSAAAVGTATHALLQLLPLEMPTTESIHQKLQELVRKRLVDEKVAKKVDVSSIIWFFQTELGQQLIANKENVKREQPFSMLLPADEVFQDYPNQEDELLIHGIVDGYLEEKDHLNIYDFKTDFILHPDDPAEIDAIVQKYQGQLRLYQQAMSEALNKPVENVFLILLRVKQIININK from the coding sequence GTGAATCAAATTCCTTTAAAACCGCAAAATGAACGATTCACAGATGATCAGTGGCAAGCGATTTTTGATCAAGGAGATAATCTATTAGTCTCTGCGTCTGCCGGATCAGGTAAAACTACAGTGCTTGTTCGAAGAGTGATTGAAAAACTAAAAATGGGTTTTGATATCGATGAATTATTGATTGTGACATTTACTGAAGCTGCCGCAAGAGAAATGAAAGAAAGAATTCAAGAGGCATTACAAGAAGCCGTCAATAGCGAAAGTGACCCTGTACGTAGACAGCATTTTACTAAGCAGTTAGTTTTATTGCCCACAGCGAATATCTCAACCTTACATGCTTTTTGCCTGACAGTTATTCGACGTTATTATTACTTAATTGATATTGATCCAGTCTTTCGTATGTTAACAGATGAAACAGAAACGATCTTGATGAAGGAGGATGTGTGGGATGAGCTGAGAGAAGCACTTTATGCAGAAAATGATGAACGATTTTTCCAATTAACAATGAATTTTTCTAATGATCGTTCAGATGACGGCTTGACGAATCTGGTGTTTTCTCTTTATGAGTTTGCCCGTGCCAACCCTGACCCCAAAAAATGGCTAGAACAGTTAAGCGATAATTATCGTTTGCCTGAGGGGCTAGCGAAATCTCGATTATATCAAGAACAAATCCGTCCTTTAGTTTTGGCAGATATATACCAATGTGTACAATTATATGAACAGATGACTCAGTTAGCACAAGGTGAAGGATTAGAAAAAATGCATGAGCAAGTAGCTGGAGAACAACAGCAGATCAAGAATATCTATGAAGCGTTCTCGCAAGATCGGTTAGAAGAAGCTTATGCTGGTTTGGAACAACTAACTTTTTCAACTTTTAAGAGCAGTCGGAAAGCAGAATTGAAAGAAATTTCCAATGAAGTCAAGGGCATGAGGGATAAAGCAAAAAAACTGATTCAGCAGATAAGTAAAAGTTATTTTCCTGTTTCCCCAAGCCAAATGGAAGAATTAACGGACAAAGCACTACCGTTAGTCGAAGAAATGACAAAAGTCACGCAAAGCTTCATGGACGGTTTCAGTATGCGTAAACGGGAAAAAGGTGTGCTGGATTTCAATGATCTGGAACATTTAGCGTTGCAGATTCTCACAGAAAAAACGAAAGATGCATGGCTGCCAAGTGAAGCTTCAAAACATTATCGAAAAAAATTCAAAGAAGTAATGGTAGATGAATATCAAGACGTGAACCAATTACAAGAAGCCATTTTATACTGGCTAAGAGAACCTGATGATACAAAAGGAAATATGTTCATGGTTGGGGATGTCAAACAATCCATCTATTCTTTCCGTTTAGCAGATCCTAGTTTATTTATCGGGAAATACGAGAATTTCTCAAAGAAAGAAGGCGGACGTCGAATCGTTTTGGCTGAGAACTTCCGCTCTAGAAAAGAAGTCCTTTCTTTTACGAATCTTATTTTTGAACAACTAATGGATCCAGCAGTGGGTCAAATCAATTATGACGAAGCAGCCAAACTGATCCAAGGATTTTCAGACTTTCCAGAGAATGAACAGTTTGAGCCGGAAATCATGATCTATGAAAAAGAACAGGAAGAATCAGAGATTGAGATTCCGACGGATGATATACTGGAAGACAAAACAGAAGGCGAACTTTTTATGACAGGACTAAAAATTCGTCAATTAATTGATTCCTCCTTTATGATTTATGATAAAAAATCAAAAAAAAGTCGTCCGATAGAGTACAAAGACATTGTTCTCTTGACACCTACAAAGAAGAACAACTTAACGATTTTAGAGATTTTCAAAACATTGGATATTCCATTAGAGATGAATGATGCTCAAAACTATTTTCAAGCGACAGAAATTCGCACGATGATCTCGCTGCTACAATTAATCGATAATCCCTATCAAGATATTCCGCTTGCGGCTGTATTGCGCTCACCGATCGTGGGTCTGATTGAACCAGAATTAGCCAGCATTCGATTAGCTGACCGTGCACATACTTACTATGATGCTGTGCTTGCTTATCAAGCATCAAACGAAGATGAATTAGCAGCTAAGCTGGAACATTTTGGCAAGCAACTAGAGCATTGGCGAGAACTTGCTCGCCGTTCTTCGATCACTGACTTGTTATGGGATATCTATTATGAGACGGGATATCTAGAGTATGTGGTCGGTCTGCCAGCAGGGGCACAGAGACAAGCCAATCTTTATGCATTGGTTGATCGTGCCAAAGCTTACGAGCAAAGTTCTTTCAGAGGATTATACCAGTTCGTGCGTTTCATTGAAAAAATGCAAGAAAAAGATAAAGACTTAGCAGAACCAGTCATTTCAATAGAAGATAATGCTGTTCGCGTTATGACGATCCATGCAAGTAAAGGCTTGGAATTCCCAGTTGTATTTTTGTTAGATATGACAAAGGAGTTCAACTTACAAGACTTGCGCAATCGGTATGCTTTTGAAGAAAAACTTGGAGCAGGAATTCGATATATGGATCCTGAAACACGAGTGTTATATGATACGTTACCGTTTCAAGCCATCAAATTGGTAAAGCAAAACAAATTGTTGTCGGAAGAAATGCGTAAATTGTATGTAGGATTGACTCGGGCAGAACAAAAGCTTTTCATTGTCGGTTCCTATAAAAATAAAGAGCAAATGATCCAAACGTGGTCTGAAGCAGCTGATCATGAGGAGTTGGTTTTTGATCCTGCGCTACGTTTGAAGGGCAGAAGCAGCTTGATGAATTGGATTGGTTACGGATTGATCCGTCATCCTGAAATGCAGAAATACTTAGAGGAAGAAATTTCGACTTCTCTTCTTCAACATTCAAATGCACAGTTTTCTATTTCATGGATGAATCAGCAATCGATCATTGAACAAAGACAGTTGCTTGCTGAAAAAGAACTGGTTAACTTAGATCAGCAGATGAAAGAAGATGAAACTTTATTAGCAGATTCGTTACAAAAACGTCTGGCATATGAATATCCTTATCAAGCTTCTTCACAAACCACAAGTTATCAATCTGTATCTGAAATCAAACGATTATTCGAAGATCCAGATGATACACAAGAATCACGTTTGACTCTGGAAAGCAGTCAGAACAAAGCAGCATCCCGTCAATTTCGTTATACGCAAGAACAACTAGCAGAACCAAAATTTTTGCAAAAAGATCGGCAAGTGTCAGCAGCTGCTGTTGGAACTGCTACGCATGCTTTGTTACAATTACTGCCATTAGAGATGCCAACTACAGAGAGTATCCATCAAAAATTACAGGAATTGGTAAGGAAACGGTTAGTAGACGAAAAAGTCGCGAAAAAAGTAGATGTTTCTTCTATTATATGGTTCTTTCAAACAGAACTTGGTCAACAGCTGATTGCCAACAAAGAAAACGTAAAACGAGAACAACCTTTTTCCATGCTGCTTCCTGCTGACGAAGTATTTCAAGACTATCCAAATCAAGAAGATGAACTATTAATCCACGGAATCGTCGATGGATACCTAGAAGAAAAAGATCATCTCAATATCTATGATTTTAAAACAGATTTTATTTTACATCCGGATGATCCAGCAGAAATAGATGCAATCGTCCAAAAATATCAAGGACAGCTAAGACTTTACCAACAAGCAATGTCAGAAGCTTTGAATAAGCCAGTAGAAAATGTTTTCCTAATTTTGCTTCGAGTGAAACAAATTATAAACATTAACAAATAA